The following are from one region of the Streptomyces tuirus genome:
- a CDS encoding sulfate adenylyltransferase subunit 1 — MSTITTEELAETTLLRFATAGSVDDGKSTLVGRLLHDSKSVLTDQLEAVERVSASRGQEAPDLALLTDGLRAEREQGITIDVAYRYFATPRRRFILADTPGHVQYTRNMVTGASTAELTVILVDARNGVVEQTRRHAAIAALLRVPHVVLAVNKMDLVGYEEKVFAAIAEEFTAYATELGVPEVTAIPISALVGDNVVDPSSHMDWYGGPTVLEHLETVPVSHDLSHCHARLPVQYVIRPQGPDHPDYRGYAGQIAAGSFRVGESVTVLPSGRASKISGIDLLGEPVDVAWTTQSVTLLLEDDIDISRGDLIVPSKDAPATTQDIEATVCHVADAPLTVGHRVLLKHGTRTVKAIVKDIPSRLTLDDLSLHPHPGQLVANDIGRVKIRTAEPLPVDSYADSRRTGSFILIDPNDGQTLTAGMVGESFAAPEPVKDESEDDGWDF; from the coding sequence ATGAGCACCATCACCACCGAGGAACTCGCGGAGACCACGCTCCTGCGGTTCGCCACCGCCGGCTCCGTCGACGACGGCAAGTCCACCCTCGTGGGCCGGCTGCTGCACGACTCCAAGTCGGTCCTCACCGACCAGCTGGAGGCCGTGGAGCGCGTCTCCGCGAGCCGCGGCCAGGAGGCGCCGGACCTCGCGCTGCTGACGGACGGCCTGCGCGCCGAGCGGGAGCAGGGCATCACGATCGACGTGGCGTACCGCTACTTCGCCACGCCCCGGCGGCGGTTCATCCTCGCCGACACCCCCGGCCATGTGCAGTACACGCGGAACATGGTCACCGGCGCCTCCACCGCCGAGCTGACGGTGATCCTGGTCGACGCCCGCAACGGCGTCGTCGAGCAGACCCGCCGGCACGCCGCCATCGCCGCGCTGCTGCGCGTGCCGCACGTGGTCCTCGCGGTCAACAAGATGGACCTCGTCGGCTACGAGGAGAAGGTGTTCGCCGCCATCGCCGAGGAGTTCACGGCGTACGCGACCGAGCTGGGCGTGCCCGAGGTCACCGCGATCCCGATCTCGGCGCTGGTCGGCGACAACGTGGTGGACCCGTCCTCGCACATGGACTGGTACGGCGGCCCGACCGTGCTGGAGCACCTGGAGACGGTGCCGGTCAGCCACGACCTGAGCCACTGCCACGCCCGGCTGCCCGTGCAGTACGTGATCCGGCCGCAGGGCCCGGACCACCCGGACTACCGGGGTTACGCCGGTCAGATCGCGGCGGGTTCCTTCCGCGTGGGCGAGTCCGTCACGGTGCTGCCGTCGGGCCGGGCCTCGAAGATCTCCGGCATCGACCTGCTGGGCGAGCCGGTGGACGTGGCCTGGACGACGCAGTCGGTGACCCTCCTGCTCGAGGACGACATCGACATCTCGCGCGGTGACCTGATCGTGCCGAGCAAGGACGCGCCCGCGACCACGCAGGACATCGAGGCGACCGTCTGCCATGTCGCCGACGCCCCGCTGACGGTCGGGCACCGGGTGCTGCTCAAGCACGGCACCCGCACGGTCAAGGCGATCGTCAAGGACATCCCCTCCCGCCTCACGCTCGACGACCTGTCCCTGCACCCGCATCCGGGACAGCTCGTCGCCAACGACATCGGCCGGGTGAAAATCCGTACCGCCGAGCCGCTGCCGGTCGACTCCTACGCCGACTCGCGCCGCACCGGCTCGTTCATCCTGATCGACCCGAACGACGGCCAGACCCTCACCGCCGGCATGGTCGGCGAGTCCTTCGCGGCGCCGGAGCCGGTCAAGGACGAGTCCGAGGACGACGGGTGGGACTTCTGA
- a CDS encoding ABC transporter substrate-binding protein, whose protein sequence is MPAPSALRRSLAVIAALPLLTLAACGYGSQAKDDGAAEVAAGAKKIDGLDSVKIGYFGNLTHGTALVGVQKGILQKALGATKVDPAVFNAGPSEIEALNSKSIDIGWIGPSPAINGYTKSAGKNLRVIGGSASGGVKLVVNPDKIKSLKDVEGKRIATPQLGNTQDVAFLNWAAEQGWKVDPQSGKGDVTVVRSDNKVTPGAYQAGSIDGAWVPEPTASKLVAEGGKVLLDESTLWPDEKFVITNIIVRQDFLKEHPKVVEAVLKGSVETNKWINANPDAAKAAANKQLETDSGKALPAEVLDPAWKSIRFTDDPLASTLNTEAEHAVKAGLLQQPDLKGIYDLAPLNKVLKAEGEPAVDDAGLGVK, encoded by the coding sequence GTGCCTGCTCCATCCGCTCTTCGCCGCTCTCTCGCGGTCATCGCCGCGCTTCCCCTGCTCACGCTGGCCGCCTGCGGCTACGGCTCCCAGGCCAAGGACGACGGCGCCGCCGAGGTCGCCGCCGGGGCGAAGAAGATCGACGGACTCGACTCCGTCAAGATCGGCTACTTCGGCAACCTGACCCACGGCACCGCTCTGGTGGGCGTGCAGAAGGGCATCCTCCAGAAGGCGCTCGGCGCCACCAAGGTCGACCCGGCCGTCTTCAACGCCGGTCCCTCGGAGATCGAGGCGCTCAACTCCAAGTCCATCGACATCGGCTGGATCGGCCCCTCCCCCGCGATCAACGGCTACACCAAGTCCGCCGGCAAGAACCTGCGCGTCATCGGCGGTTCGGCGTCCGGCGGTGTGAAGCTCGTGGTCAACCCGGACAAGATCAAGTCGCTGAAGGACGTCGAGGGCAAGCGGATCGCGACGCCGCAGCTCGGCAACACGCAGGACGTGGCGTTCCTCAACTGGGCCGCGGAGCAGGGCTGGAAGGTCGACCCGCAGAGCGGCAAGGGCGATGTCACGGTCGTCCGCAGCGACAACAAGGTCACCCCGGGCGCCTACCAGGCCGGGTCGATCGACGGCGCCTGGGTGCCGGAGCCGACCGCGTCGAAGCTGGTCGCCGAGGGCGGCAAGGTGCTGCTCGACGAGTCGACGCTGTGGCCGGACGAGAAGTTCGTGATCACGAACATCATCGTGCGTCAGGACTTCCTGAAGGAGCACCCGAAGGTCGTCGAGGCCGTGCTCAAGGGCTCGGTCGAGACCAACAAGTGGATCAACGCCAACCCGGACGCGGCGAAGGCGGCGGCGAACAAGCAGTTGGAGACGGACTCCGGCAAGGCGCTGCCGGCCGAGGTGCTGGACCCGGCGTGGAAGTCGATCCGGTTCACCGACGACCCGCTGGCCTCCACCCTCAACACCGAGGCGGAGCACGCGGTGAAGGCGGGCCTGCTGCAGCAGCCGGACCTGAAGGGCATCTACGACCTCGCGCCGCTGAACAAGGTCCTCAAGGCCGAGGGCGAGCCCGCGGTCGACGACGCCGGTCTCGGCGTGAAGTAA
- a CDS encoding MMPL family transporter, with amino-acid sequence MGNGDIRVRGLAARAGGWSARHRWAAVGIWVLFVVLAMGLGSAAGRVDVKDSDQLKGETHTAARIVEDAGIDEPAGETVLIQARGGELKATDPEFRDAVDAVVRAVEGTGRVTEVTSPYETKTISKDGRSALVQFDMRGEPDTAGERVEPVLKAVEGVQEDHGALRIEEIGAASMMKTFDDAFGEDFKKAEYSAVPVAFGILLIAFGALVAALLPVALAVTAIMATMGLMGVVSHVMPMSETANSVMLLVGMAVGVDYCLFYLRREREEREAGRDAQTALRIAAATSGRAIVVSGITVCVAMAGMLFTGLAEFEAMGLASLMVVAVAMVGSVTVLPALLSLLGERVEKGRLPFLRRRERGGGRQDSRFWTAVLRRVLAKPVVAVAVAAGALLAITAPALGMKTQQLTLDQEFGDSLPIVQTYNRLNDAFPGGSEPAEVIVKAHDINAPEVKSALADFRDRAISSGASRGPVEIKLHDAQNVAFVYVPLVGGSDQDKAGASLDLLRDEVRPATLGKVEGVEAPITGQVAGSKDFNDQLAGAVVPVFAFVVVFAFVLMLLSFRSLTIAVTSIVLNLLSVGAAYGILVAVFQHGWGASLVGAEGVGAIITWLPLFLFVILFGLSMDYHVFVVSRIREARLRGLATKDAIRHGVVTTAGVVTSAAVIMVAVFAIFGTLSMQSMKQMGVGLAAAVLIDATIIRGVLLPAVMALLGERNWYLPKWLHRLPDLTHDETPQAVAAPVARDDEGEPLKV; translated from the coding sequence ATGGGGAACGGAGACATACGGGTGCGGGGCCTCGCCGCCCGGGCCGGCGGCTGGAGCGCCAGGCACCGATGGGCTGCCGTCGGCATCTGGGTGCTGTTCGTCGTCCTGGCGATGGGGCTCGGTTCGGCCGCGGGCCGGGTCGACGTCAAGGACAGCGACCAGCTGAAGGGCGAGACGCACACCGCCGCGCGGATCGTCGAGGACGCCGGCATCGACGAGCCGGCCGGTGAGACCGTGCTGATCCAGGCCAGGGGCGGTGAGCTGAAGGCGACGGACCCCGAGTTCCGGGACGCCGTCGACGCGGTCGTGCGGGCCGTCGAGGGGACCGGCCGGGTCACCGAGGTGACCTCGCCGTACGAGACGAAGACGATCTCGAAGGACGGCCGCAGCGCGCTCGTGCAGTTCGACATGCGCGGCGAGCCGGACACCGCCGGTGAGCGGGTCGAGCCGGTGCTGAAGGCCGTCGAGGGCGTCCAGGAGGATCACGGGGCTCTGCGGATCGAGGAGATCGGCGCCGCCAGCATGATGAAGACGTTCGACGACGCGTTCGGCGAGGACTTCAAGAAGGCCGAGTACTCCGCGGTGCCGGTGGCCTTCGGCATTCTGCTCATCGCCTTCGGGGCGCTGGTCGCGGCGCTGCTGCCGGTGGCGCTGGCGGTCACCGCCATCATGGCGACGATGGGCCTCATGGGCGTGGTCAGCCACGTCATGCCGATGAGCGAGACCGCCAACTCCGTGATGCTGCTGGTCGGCATGGCGGTCGGTGTCGACTACTGCCTGTTCTACCTGCGCCGGGAGCGCGAGGAGCGCGAGGCCGGCCGGGACGCGCAGACGGCTCTGCGGATCGCCGCCGCGACGAGCGGCCGGGCGATCGTGGTCTCGGGTATCACGGTGTGCGTGGCGATGGCGGGCATGCTGTTCACGGGGCTCGCCGAGTTCGAGGCGATGGGCCTGGCCTCGCTGATGGTGGTGGCCGTGGCCATGGTGGGGTCCGTGACCGTGCTGCCCGCGCTGCTGTCGCTGCTGGGCGAGCGCGTCGAGAAGGGCCGTCTGCCGTTCCTGCGGCGGCGCGAGCGGGGCGGCGGCCGTCAGGACAGCCGGTTCTGGACGGCCGTGCTGCGGCGCGTGCTGGCCAAGCCGGTGGTCGCCGTCGCCGTGGCGGCCGGTGCGCTGCTGGCCATCACGGCTCCCGCGCTCGGCATGAAGACGCAACAGCTCACCCTGGACCAGGAGTTCGGCGACTCGCTGCCCATCGTGCAGACGTACAACCGGCTCAACGACGCCTTCCCGGGCGGTTCCGAGCCGGCCGAGGTGATCGTCAAGGCGCATGACATCAACGCGCCGGAGGTGAAGTCCGCGCTCGCCGACTTCCGTGACCGGGCGATCAGTTCGGGCGCCTCGCGGGGTCCGGTGGAGATCAAGCTGCACGACGCGCAGAACGTCGCGTTCGTCTACGTCCCGCTCGTGGGCGGTTCCGACCAGGACAAGGCGGGCGCGAGCCTGGACCTGCTGCGGGACGAGGTGCGTCCGGCCACGCTCGGCAAGGTCGAGGGGGTCGAGGCGCCCATCACCGGGCAGGTGGCCGGGTCGAAGGACTTCAACGACCAGCTGGCGGGCGCGGTCGTCCCGGTGTTCGCCTTCGTCGTGGTCTTCGCTTTCGTGCTGATGCTGCTGTCGTTCCGTTCGCTGACCATCGCGGTCACGTCGATCGTGCTGAACCTGCTGTCGGTGGGCGCCGCGTACGGCATTCTCGTCGCGGTCTTCCAGCACGGCTGGGGCGCGTCGCTGGTGGGCGCGGAGGGCGTCGGCGCGATCATCACCTGGCTGCCGCTGTTCCTCTTCGTGATCCTGTTCGGCCTGTCGATGGACTACCACGTGTTCGTGGTCTCCCGGATCCGCGAGGCGCGACTGCGGGGCCTGGCGACGAAGGACGCGATCCGGCACGGCGTGGTCACCACGGCCGGTGTGGTCACCAGTGCCGCGGTCATCATGGTCGCCGTGTTCGCGATCTTCGGGACGCTGTCCATGCAGTCCATGAAGCAGATGGGCGTCGGCCTCGCGGCGGCGGTGCTCATCGACGCGACGATCATCCGTGGTGTGCTGCTGCCGGCCGTGATGGCGCTGCTGGGCGAGCGCAACTGGTATCTGCCGAAGTGGCTGCACCGGCTGCCGGACCTCACGCACGACGAGACGCCGCAGGCGGTCGCCGCACCGGTGGCGCGGGACGACGAGGGCGAGCCCCTCAAGGTCTGA
- a CDS encoding sirohydrochlorin chelatase, translating to MTNKPVLLVIAHGSRDPRHAATVHALVRRVRATRPDVRVETGFLDFNVPSVQGVLESLAVQGVRDVVALPLLLTRAFHAKADIPAVLADAPPQLRIHQADVLGPSPLLLAALERRLYEAGLTPADKSSTGVVLASAGSTDPEAIAVIAEIAREWRHTGWCAVRPAFASASLPRTQDAVRELRALGCSRIAVSPYVLAPGFLPDRIARGAAEADVLADVLGAAPEVARVVLQRYEAARMPLPAAVSA from the coding sequence ATGACGAACAAGCCCGTCCTCCTCGTCATCGCCCACGGCAGCCGCGACCCGCGCCATGCCGCGACGGTGCACGCCCTGGTACGCCGGGTGCGCGCGACGCGCCCCGACGTGCGGGTGGAGACGGGCTTCCTGGACTTCAACGTCCCCTCGGTGCAGGGGGTCCTGGAGTCCCTGGCGGTGCAGGGTGTGCGCGACGTCGTCGCCCTGCCCCTCCTCCTCACCCGGGCGTTCCACGCGAAGGCGGACATCCCCGCGGTCCTCGCGGACGCGCCCCCGCAGCTGCGCATCCACCAGGCGGACGTCCTGGGCCCCTCGCCCCTGCTCCTGGCAGCGCTGGAACGGCGCCTGTACGAGGCGGGCCTGACCCCCGCCGACAAGTCCTCGACCGGGGTCGTGCTGGCCTCGGCGGGGTCCACCGACCCGGAGGCGATCGCAGTGATCGCAGAAATCGCGCGGGAGTGGCGGCACACCGGTTGGTGCGCCGTGCGGCCTGCGTTCGCCTCCGCATCCCTTCCGCGCACGCAGGACGCCGTCCGCGAACTGCGCGCACTCGGCTGCTCCCGCATCGCCGTCTCCCCGTACGTCCTGGCCCCCGGCTTCCTCCCGGACCGCATCGCCCGGGGCGCGGCCGAGGCGGATGTCCTGGCGGATGTCCTGGGAGCGGCGCCGGAGGTGGCGCGGGTGGTGCTTCAGCGGTACGAGGCGGCCCGGATGCCGCTGCCGGCGGCCGTGAGCGCCTGA
- a CDS encoding GvpL/GvpF family gas vesicle protein, protein MSDTNLVYAYAVMRRTPEAAAAAAHLRGVAGEPVHLVDPAITSPPLAFAVGHVPPADYDDAPLQAHLDDLDWLESTVRSHHAVVAALVASGAAVLPLRLATVYPDEDTARQALDTRRGYFLSLLDRLTGHVELGVKIYATPDIIAPEADTDPEQDPATGLGVGRAYQVIRRRRQRRNEEAWRTVAQAAARLTETARTLAVDRVTHTPERGSLAGTAPGTNIGNDAYLVPKDRVTAFRTGILTAAQGVPGLRVEISGPWAPYSFALQPEPQEETAA, encoded by the coding sequence ATGAGCGACACGAACCTCGTCTACGCCTACGCGGTCATGCGCCGCACCCCCGAGGCCGCTGCGGCCGCGGCCCACCTGCGCGGTGTCGCCGGAGAGCCGGTCCACTTGGTCGACCCGGCGATCACCAGCCCGCCGCTCGCCTTCGCCGTCGGCCACGTCCCGCCCGCCGACTACGACGACGCTCCCCTCCAGGCCCACCTCGACGACCTGGACTGGCTGGAGTCGACGGTCCGCTCCCATCACGCCGTGGTGGCCGCCCTGGTGGCCTCCGGCGCCGCCGTGCTCCCCCTGCGCCTCGCCACCGTCTACCCCGACGAGGACACCGCCCGGCAGGCCCTCGACACCCGCCGCGGCTACTTCCTCTCCCTGCTCGACCGCCTCACCGGCCACGTCGAACTCGGCGTCAAGATCTATGCCACCCCCGACATCATCGCGCCCGAGGCCGACACCGATCCCGAGCAGGACCCGGCCACGGGCCTCGGTGTCGGGCGTGCCTACCAGGTGATCCGCCGCCGCAGACAGCGCAGGAACGAGGAGGCCTGGCGCACGGTCGCCCAAGCGGCCGCCCGCCTCACCGAAACGGCCCGGACCCTCGCCGTCGACCGTGTCACCCACACCCCCGAACGCGGCAGCCTGGCGGGCACGGCCCCCGGCACCAACATCGGCAACGACGCCTACCTCGTCCCGAAGGACCGCGTCACCGCGTTCCGCACGGGCATCCTCACCGCCGCCCAGGGCGTCCCCGGCCTCCGCGTGGAGATCAGCGGCCCGTGGGCCCCCTACTCCTTCGCCCTCCAACCGGAACCGCAGGAGGAGACGGCGGCGTGA
- a CDS encoding DUF1697 domain-containing protein translates to MTTTYAALLRGINVGGSRKVPMADLRTLLADLGLGDVRTYLQSGQAVFSSGHGDEESLAGEIAGAVDKRFGFGVDVIVRDHAYLRAIADACPFPADDLEPRQLHVTYFSAPVTPDRFAEIDQEACLPEEFRLGDRALYLYAPDGLGRSKLAEHLSKPRITRGVIATSRNWNTVVKLVEMTGG, encoded by the coding sequence ATGACGACGACATACGCGGCCCTGCTGCGCGGCATCAACGTGGGCGGCAGCAGGAAGGTCCCCATGGCCGACCTGCGCACGCTCCTGGCGGACCTCGGCCTCGGCGACGTCCGCACGTACCTGCAGAGCGGCCAGGCCGTGTTCTCCTCCGGCCACGGCGACGAGGAGTCGCTGGCCGGTGAGATCGCGGGGGCCGTCGACAAGCGCTTCGGCTTCGGCGTCGACGTGATCGTGCGCGATCACGCCTATCTGCGGGCGATCGCCGACGCCTGCCCCTTCCCCGCCGACGACTTGGAGCCCAGACAGCTCCACGTCACCTACTTCTCCGCCCCCGTCACCCCCGACCGCTTCGCGGAGATCGACCAGGAGGCCTGCCTCCCCGAGGAGTTCCGCCTCGGCGACCGGGCCCTGTACCTGTACGCCCCGGACGGCCTGGGCCGCTCCAAGCTGGCCGAGCACCTGTCAAAACCGCGCATCACCAGGGGCGTGATCGCCACCAGCCGCAACTGGAACACGGTCGTCAAGCTGGTGGAGATGACCGGTGGCTGA
- a CDS encoding nuclear transport factor 2 family protein: MAEHNPAVEAAMEGELALLTPKVRRSPDRVGALLHPEFHEFGASGRHWSRAAIIASLAATTEPGARPVAVSALRGVQLAPDLVHLTYDTEYDGSRAHRSSLWRRTEGRWLLWFHQATPYSERAT, from the coding sequence GTGGCTGAGCACAACCCGGCCGTCGAGGCCGCGATGGAGGGCGAACTCGCCCTGCTCACCCCGAAGGTCCGCCGCTCGCCCGACCGGGTCGGGGCGCTGCTGCACCCCGAATTCCACGAGTTCGGCGCCTCCGGCCGGCACTGGAGCCGGGCCGCCATCATCGCCTCCCTGGCCGCCACCACCGAGCCCGGCGCCCGGCCCGTCGCCGTCTCCGCCCTCAGGGGCGTGCAGCTCGCCCCCGACCTGGTCCACCTCACCTACGACACCGAGTACGACGGCAGCCGCGCGCACCGCAGTTCGCTGTGGCGCCGCACGGAGGGCCGCTGGTTGCTCTGGTTCCACCAGGCGACCCCGTACAGCGAACGGGCCACCTGA
- a CDS encoding ABC transporter permease, translating to MASTDSTTVAKDGNDLAGLEAGLDALESRQTLRTPFRQTFVQKILPPVLAITLVLAVWQALVSFKVVDDPTKLPAPSAVWDVVRTAWLQGELLDYIWTSVSRGLLGFLFALLIGTPLGLIVARVKFVRAAIGPILSGLQSLPSVAWVPPAVIWLGLNNSMMYAVILLGAVPSIANGLVSGVDQVDPLFLRAGRTLGARGLKGTWHIVLPAALPGYVAGLKQGWAFSWRSLMAAEIIASFPDLGVGLGQLLENGRNASDMAMVFEAILLILIVGIAIDLLIFSPLERWVLRSRGLLVKS from the coding sequence ATGGCCAGCACTGATTCGACGACCGTCGCCAAGGACGGCAACGATCTCGCCGGGCTGGAGGCGGGCCTCGACGCGCTGGAGTCGAGGCAGACGCTCCGCACGCCGTTCCGGCAGACCTTCGTCCAGAAGATCCTGCCGCCCGTCCTCGCCATCACGCTGGTGCTGGCGGTCTGGCAGGCGCTGGTCTCATTCAAGGTCGTCGACGACCCGACGAAGCTGCCCGCGCCGTCCGCGGTGTGGGACGTCGTGCGGACGGCGTGGCTCCAGGGCGAGTTGCTCGACTACATCTGGACCAGCGTCTCGCGCGGCCTGCTCGGGTTCCTCTTCGCCCTGCTGATCGGCACGCCGCTGGGCCTGATCGTGGCCCGCGTGAAGTTCGTCCGCGCGGCGATCGGCCCGATCCTGTCGGGCCTGCAGTCCCTGCCGTCGGTCGCCTGGGTGCCGCCGGCGGTGATCTGGCTGGGTCTGAACAACTCGATGATGTACGCGGTGATCCTGCTCGGCGCGGTCCCGTCGATCGCCAACGGTCTGGTCTCCGGCGTCGACCAGGTGGACCCGCTGTTCCTGCGCGCCGGCCGCACGCTGGGCGCCAGGGGCCTCAAGGGCACCTGGCACATCGTCCTGCCGGCCGCCCTGCCGGGTTATGTGGCGGGTCTGAAGCAGGGCTGGGCCTTCTCCTGGCGCTCCCTGATGGCCGCCGAGATCATCGCGTCCTTCCCCGACCTCGGCGTCGGCCTCGGCCAGTTGCTGGAGAACGGCCGCAACGCCAGCGACATGGCCATGGTGTTCGAGGCGATCCTGCTGATCCTGATCGTCGGCATCGCCATCGACCTGCTGATCTTCAGCCCGCTGGAGCGGTGGGTGCTGCGCAGCCGCGGCCTGCTGGTGAAGAGCTGA
- a CDS encoding ABC transporter ATP-binding protein: MATTLAKAADGTESATHAARIAHVSKSYPGPAGQQLVLDDITLDVAPGEFVTLLGASGCGKSTLLNLVAGLDRPTVGEIETDGRPALMFQEHALFPWLTAGKNIELALKLRGVPKAERRERAEELLGLVRLKGAHGKRVHELSGGMRQRVALARALAQESKLLLMDEPFAALDAITRDVLHDELTRIWRETQVSVLFVTHNVREAVRLAQRVVLLSSRPGRIAREWRVDIPHPRRIEDTAVAELSVEITEELRGEIRRHGQH; encoded by the coding sequence ATGGCCACGACCCTCGCCAAGGCCGCCGACGGCACCGAGTCGGCCACGCACGCCGCCCGGATCGCACACGTGTCGAAATCGTATCCGGGCCCCGCCGGACAGCAGCTCGTCCTGGACGACATCACCCTCGATGTCGCGCCCGGAGAGTTCGTCACCCTCCTGGGGGCCTCCGGCTGCGGCAAGTCCACACTGCTCAACCTGGTGGCGGGCCTGGACCGCCCCACCGTCGGCGAGATCGAGACGGACGGCCGGCCGGCGCTGATGTTCCAGGAGCACGCGCTGTTCCCGTGGCTGACCGCGGGCAAGAACATCGAACTCGCCCTGAAGCTGCGGGGCGTGCCGAAGGCCGAGCGCCGGGAGCGGGCCGAGGAGCTGCTCGGACTGGTGCGGCTGAAGGGCGCCCACGGCAAGCGGGTGCACGAGCTGTCGGGCGGTATGCGCCAGCGCGTCGCCCTGGCCCGTGCGCTCGCCCAGGAGAGCAAGCTGCTGCTGATGGACGAGCCGTTCGCGGCACTGGACGCCATCACGCGGGACGTGCTGCACGACGAGCTGACCCGCATCTGGCGCGAGACGCAGGTGTCCGTCCTGTTCGTCACGCACAACGTGCGCGAGGCGGTCCGGCTCGCCCAGCGCGTGGTGCTGCTGTCCTCCCGCCCGGGCCGCATCGCCCGCGAGTGGCGGGTGGACATCCCGCACCCGCGCCGCATCGAGGACACCGCCGTGGCGGAGTTGTCCGTCGAGATCACCGAAGAACTGCGTGGGGAGATCCGCCGACATGGCCAGCACTGA